The Blautia luti nucleotide sequence GTCGGATGACCCGGAAATGCTGGCAGTGGAGGCAGATTATGCAGCCAGAGAAGTCCAGTTGCAGGAGGAAATCGACAACATTGAAAGCAGCCACCCAGGGTATGACGAGTATCGCTATGACCTTGGTATGATCGGCCATGACCCTCATGAGCTGGCAGCATTTCTGTCTGCCGTCTTGCAAGGTTACACCCAGCAGAGCGCTCAGGCAGAGCTGGCGCGTGTGTTTGCAGCACAGTATCAGCTGACGCTTACTGAGGAAGTGGAGATTCGCTACCGCACGGAGACCTCCACCGACCCGGAGACCGGCGAGACCACCTCAGAAGAAGTCCCCTATGAGTATTACATTTTGAATGTGAAACTCACCAGCAAGCCCATTTCCGCTGTGGCGTCGGAGTTACTGACCCCGGAGCAGATGGAAATGTATCAGGTTTACCGGCAGACCATGGGCAATAAGCCGCTGTTGTTTGGCGGTGGTTCCCCTGACATGGGCAATTCCGAGGACTTGACCGGTGTACAGTTTGTAAATGGAACCCGTCCCGGAAATCCGCAGTTGGTGGAGCTGGCCAAGCGTCAGGTCGGCAATGTGGGCGGCTATCCTTATTGGAGCTGGTATGGCTTTGACAGCCGCGTGGAGTGGTGCGCCTGCTTTGTATCCTGGTGTTATAACCAGGCTGGAAAAAGTGAGCCGCGCTTTGCAGGCTGTGAGTGGCAGGGCGTTCCGTGGTTCCAGTCTCATGGACAATGGGGTGCAAGAGGCTATAACAATCTGGCTCCCGGAGATGCAATTTTCTTTGATTGGGATTTAGATGGGACAGCAGACCATGTGGGTATCGTGATCGGTACGGATGGCAGCCGTGTTTATACGGTGGAGGGAAATTCCGGCGATGCCTGCAAGATCAAAAGTTATGACCTGAACTATCAAAGTATTAAGGGCTACGGCCTGATGAACTGGTAACAGACTTTGTGGAAAGGAGTGAACGGTTATGGCAAAAAACAAAATTGAACGTATCGACCAGGAAATTGAGAAAACCCGTGAGAAGATTGCGGAATATCAGGAAAAGCTCAAGACCCTGGAAGCACAGAAAACGGAGGCAGAGAATCTGGAAATCGTTCAGATGGTTCGTGCGTTACGCATGACTCCAGCACAGCTGAACGCTATGCTTTCCGGTGGAATGAACCACGGCAGAGATACAGCACTGTCGGAATCAAATAATCAGGAGGTTACCGCTTATGAAGAATAAACGAATTTGCAAAACACTTTCCGCCCTTTGCCTGACAATGGTTGTGGCATTTGGCTTTACGATCCCTGCTTTCGCACAGGGGTCAGAACAGGCTCCGGCGGCACCGGTAGAGGATTCTACCAATGACAGCAATGTGATTGTGGAAGAAACAGAACCGGCACCGGCACTTACACCGGAGGGGAATGCGGCATTGGTGGATGATTTTGGAGGCAATAAGCAGCTTATTACTGTTACGACCAAAGCTGGAAATTACTTTTACATCTTGATTGATAGGGCGAATGAGGACAAGGAGACTGCTGTTCACTTTCTGAATCAGGTGGACGATGCAGACCTTGCGGCGCTGATGGAAGATGGAAAAACCAAAGAGGAGATGCCTGCGGTATGCAGCTGTTCAACAAAATGTGAAGCAGGGGCAGTCAATACGGCCTGCCCGGTCTGCGCAACTGATAAGAGTAAATGTACGGGCAAAGCACCGGAACCTCCGGCAGAAACATCGGAGCCGGAAAAAGAGAAGCCTGCCGGATTGAACCCGGCTGCGCTGGCCCTTTTGCTGGCTCTGCTTGGTGGCGGTGGCGTATTTGCCTACTTGAAGCTCGTTAAGAATAAGCCTAAGACCAAGGGCAATGACAGTCTGGACGATTATGATTATGGAGAGGAAGATTCCGAGGAATGGGAAACAGAGGATGAGGAGTCGGAAGAACCGGATGCTGACGGGGGCAGCACAGAAGAAGATGATGAGGACAGTGTGAAATGACCCGTTTCACAGACAGTCCCTATGAACGCATGATGACACGCAGGCCGGAGGGCGGGAAGGAAACTTCCCGTCCTCCTTCTTTACCCCACAGCCACCCCTGCTATGGTTGCGGGAATTATGGAAGACCCTGCGTAGGTATCTGTCACCGGGAAATGTCCCGATGGCTCAAAGAGAGGAGGAACCATCATGGCTCAACATAAATTGGTAATTGCCGAAAAACCATCAGTTGCCCAGAGTTTGGCGGCGGTGATCGGCGCAACCGTCCGTAAGGACGGGTATCTGGAGGGTAACGGCTGGCGTGTCAGCTGGTGCGTGGGCCATCTGGCCGGTCTTGCAGATGCAAACAGTTATGATCCCAAGTATGCCAAGTGGCGATATGATGACCTGCCTATTCTGCCGGAGCATTGGCAGATGGTAGTGGGAAAGGATAAGAAAAAGCAGTTTGATATTCTCAAAAAGCTGATGAACGCCCCGGATGTGATGGAAGTGGTAAATGCCTGTGATGCCGGACGCGAGGGTGAGCTGATCTTCCGCAGCGTCTATGAGCTGGCAGGCTGCCAAAAGCCGATGAAAAGGCTCTGGATTTCTTCGATGGAGGACTCCGCCATAAGGGAGGGCTTTGCAAACCTGCGCCCAGGTGTAGATTATGATGGACTTCGGGATGCTGCTCTCTGCCGTGCCAAGGCCGACTGGCTGGTGGGGATCAATGCCACAAGGCTTTTTTCCGTGCTGTACCACCGCACCCTCAACATCGGGCGCGTTATGTCCCCAACGCTGGCGCTCATTGTCCAACGAGAAGCTGAGATCGACACCTTTAAGCCGGTTCCCTTTTATACCGTGGCGCTGGAGCTGCCTGGTCTTACCGTATCCGGGGAGCGTATGAGTGACCGAGCAAGCGCAGAGCAGCTGAAAGAAGCCTGTCAGGGTGCAGCTGTCACAACCAAAAAAGTGGAGTGCAAGGAAAAGTCCGAAAAGCCGCCTGCCCTCTATGACCTGACTACTCTGCAAAGAGATGCCAACCGCTTGCTTGGATTTACAGCCCAGCAGACCCTGGACTATCTGCAAAGCCTGTATGAAAAGAAGCTCTGCACCTATCCCCGTACTGACAGCCGCTATCTGACCGGTGATATGGCAGACAGCCTGCCGGTGCTGGTGAACCTGGTTGCCAATGCTATGCCGTTTTGCAAAGGGATCGCCGTTACCTGTGATCCGCAGACGGTCATCAACGATAAGAAAGTAACCGACCACCATGCAGTAATCCCTACCAGAAATCTCAAGGATGCAGACCTTTCTGCCCTTCCTGCGGGAGAAAAAGCGGTGCTGGAGCTGGTGGCCCTGCGTCTGCTGTGTGCCGTGGCCCAGCCCCATATCTATTCGGAAACCGTTGTGATTGCAGCGTGTGCCGGTAGGGAGTTTACCGCCAAAGGAAAAACGGTGAAGCACCCCGGATGGAAAGCACTGGAGGACGCCTACCGTGCCAAAATGAAGGATGCAGAGCCGAAAAAAGAGGGCGCAGAGAAAGCCCTGCCGGAGCTGACCGAAGGACAGACACTTTCGGTTTCTGCGGCAATCGTCAAAGAAGGCAAAAGCAGTCCGCTTCAGCACTTTACGGAGGATACCCTATTGTCCGCAATGGAGACTGCCGGGAAAGATGATATGCCAGAGGATGCTGAGAGAAAAGGTCTGGGGACACCGGCCACCCGTGCCGGTATTTTGGAAAAGCTGGTATCTGCCGGTTTTCTGGAGCGAAAAAAGAACAGAAAAACGGTGCAGCTTCTTCCTTCCCACGATGCAGTATCCCTTATCACGGTGCTGCCGGAACAACTGCAATCGCCGCTTCTGACTGCCGAGTGGGAGTACCGACTGGGCGAGATCGAGCGCGGGCAGCTTGCCCCGGAGGAGTTTTTGGACGGGATCAGCACCATGCTGAAAGATCTGGTAGGGACTTATCAGGTCATCAAGGGAACTGAGTGCCTGTTCACTCCGCCCCGTGAGGTGGTGGGCAAATGCCCTCGCTGCGGCGGTGAAGTTGCAGAACTGCAAAAAGGCTTCTTCTGTCAGAATGATTCTTGCAAATTTGCAATCTGGAAAAACAACAAATGGTGGGCTGCCAAGAAAAAACAGCCGACCAAGGCTGTGGTGTCTGCACTGCTTAACGATGGCCGTGTCCGTGTGACGGGCCTATATTCGGAGAAAACCGGAAAGACCTACGATGCCGCTGTGGTTTTGGAGGATGATGGACAGTACGCCAACTTCAAGCTGGAATTTGACCAGCGGAAAGGAGGCAGCCGATGAAGCTCTCTTTAGTGGAACGGGAAACCATTCTCCTCTATAACCAGGCAGAACCAATGGCTGAAATCTATACTCATGATCCCCGTCTGATGGAGAAGCTGGATCTGCTGGCAAAAAAGCACCCCGACCAGATCACCCGAAAGGACGCCCATAACTTTACCGTCCCCAAGCGGTGTGTATCAGTCCGGGAGCCATATAGCGCAGAACGCCGCAAAGCCGCCAGTGAGCGTGCGAAAGCCGCCGGATACCAGCCTCCTGTGAAAAAGTCCGGCAGTTAAAGGCACATGACAGAGAATGTATTTGAAGCAGTCAAGCAGTCGGTCAGCACCAGAGATGCGGCAGCGTTTTATGGGATCGAGGTCAAACGAAATGGCATGGCCTGCTGTCCCTTTCACGATGATAAGAACCCAAGCATGAAGGTAGACCAGCGGTTCCACTGCTTTGGCTGCGGTGCAGATGGGGATGTGATCGACTTTACCGCAAAGCTCTTTGACCTCTCCTCAAAAGAAGCGGCGGAGAAACTGACACAGGACTTTGGCCTGATCTATGACAGTCAGGCCCCTCCCCGCAGGAGATATGTCCGGCAGAAAACCGAGGCACAAAAGTTTCGGGAGGACCGGCAGCGGTGTTATCGCGTACTGTCCGATTATTACCATCTGCTGAAAAAATGGGAGGCCGACCATTCTCCCCGGACACCGGAGGAAGAACCGCACCCCCGCTTTGTGGAAGCAATCCAGAAGAAAACCTATGTAGAGTACCTGTTGGACCTTTTTCTTTATGAAAGTGAAGAAGAACAAAGGGCATGGGTTGCAGAACACACAGCAGAAATCATACACTTGGAAAGGAGATTGAAAATCATGGCTGAGAACAAACCCACCAACCGAGAGCGGCTAAGGGAAATCACAGATGGCATCGAGCAGGGGATCAAGGAACTGTTTGAGAGTGAAAAGTATATGCGCTATCTGTCCGTCATGTCCCGCTTCCACCGCTATTCGGTAAACAACACCATGCTCATCTATATGCAGAAGCCGGACGCTACATTGGTAGCCGGATACAATAAGTGGAAAGACCAGTTTGAGCGTCATGTAAAAAAGGGCGAGCATGGCATTACCATCATCGCCCCCACACCGTATAAGAAGAAAATCGAGGAGCAGAAGCTGGACCCGGATACCAAGGCTCCGATTCTGGATAAAGACGGAAAGATCGTCACAGAGGAAAAAGAAATCGAAATCCCCATGTTTCGTCCGGTCAAGGTCTTTGATGTAAGCCAGACCGACGGGAAACCTTTGCCGGAGCTTGCTTCCTCCCTTTCCGGCAATGTGCCAAATTATGAGGCATTCATGGAGGCCCTGCGCCGCAGCGCACCGGTACCGATTACTTTTGAAGCAATGGCTGCTGATACGGACGGCTATTTTTCTGCCGATCATCAGAAAATCGCCATTCGTCAGGGCATGAGTGAGGTGCAGACAGTTTCGGCCACGGTTCATGAGATTGCCCACAGCAAGCTTCATGACCCTAAAAAATATGAAATGCTACCGTCATGGAAGGTTGTGCTGGAGAGTGAAGGTGGAACCAAGCATGATTTCAAGTTGGATTTTGCCACAGAAAAAGAAGCCGAACAGTTTGCTTCTGATATGGATTGGCGCTATGTGGACGAAAATCAGTTTGAATGGCGTCTTGCAGTTGAGGAAGATCCAACCGCAGAAAAACAGGCAATCAAAAATCGTCACACGGAGGAAGTAGAGGCTGAAAGCATCTCCTATGCGGTCTGCAAATATTTTGGCATCGAGACCGGAGAAAACAGCTTCGGCTATATTGCAAGCTGGAGTCAGGGCAAGGAACTGAAAGAGCTGAGAGCCAGTTTGGAGACCATCAATAAGACCTCCGGCACTTTGATCTCTGACATTGAGCGCCACTATAAGGAAATATGCAAAGAGCGTGGAATCGACCCTCATGCAAAGGTAGAGCCGGAACCCGCCCCGATAGAGCAGCCAGAAGATGCCGCTAAGGTATCTGATAGACAGCAGACCGGCGATCTGACCTACTATGTAGCAGAGTGCATGGAATTTCCAAACCTCGGAGAATATCACGATAACCTGTCTTTGGAGGAGGCGGTCCGCATCTATCAGGAAATTCCGGCAGAGCGAATGAACGGGGTCAAAGGGATTGGCTTTGAGCTGAAAGACGGAAGCGACTATGAAGGACCGTTTCCGATTTTGACCGGGCAGACCATTGACCTGGACACTATTCAGGCAATCGACTATTACCGTGACAATCCGCTGGTACAGAAAGCGGTAAAGGAACTGGCTGCGGCCATGCCGGAAATGGAGGTACTGGGGGCGGATGCCAACCAGCAGGAGGCTTTGTTTCTGATCAACGATACTACCTATCTTCATATCCAACCTTGTGACAGCGGATGGGACTACACTCTTTACGATGCTGCGTCCATGAAAGAGCTGGATGGTGGTCAGCTGGATATGCCGGAGATTTCCCGCATGAAGGCAGTTCTCCAGATTTGTGATGACAACGATTTGGGCAGAGACTCGGTAAAATACGCACCGTTGTCCATGATTGAGACCTTGCAGGACGCTGCCTATCAGCAGATGCAAGCAGAGGTCGGTCAGATAACTGCTTCTTCTCAGCTGCCGGAAGCACAGGAGCAGGCACTGGATGAATACCCCATGCCTGATGAGCAGGTCTCCACACCGGATATGCAGGAATACGGCTACTCCTATGATGGGATGCTCCCTGTTACCAGAGAACGGGCGCTGGAACTGGATGCCGCCGGTTTGACCGTCTATGTGCTGCATGAGGACAATACGGAGAGCATGGTGTTTGACCCGCAGGAAATCATGGATCATGGTGGTCTTTTTGGCGTGGACCGTGAGGAATGGGAGAAAAGCCCTCAGTTCCACGAAAAGGTCATGGAGCGTCTGGAACATCAGCAGGAACGGGAACAGGCATTTCTCTCCCAGAACAGAAACTGCTTTGCCATCTACCAGGTGAGCCGTGACGATCCGCAGAATGTGCGCTTTATGAATCTGGACTGGCTAAAGGCCCATGACATTTCCATAGACCGCAACAATTATGACCTCATTTACACAGCTCCTCTGAGGGAGTCTGGCACTGTGCCGGAGCAGCTGGAAAAACTCTATCAGCAATTCAATCTGGAAAAGCCCGTGGACTTTCACAGTCCTTCCATGAGCGTCAGCGACATCGTTGCGGTCAGGCAGGACGGTAAGGTATCCTGTCATTACTGTGACAGTGTTGGCTTTACCCAGATCCCCGGATTCCTGCCGGAAAATCCGCTGAAAAATGCGGAGATGGCCGTGGAGGACGATTACGGCATGATCGACGGTATCATCAACAATGGCGCAAAAGAGCCTACGGTGGCAGAGCTGGAACAGCAGGCCCGAAGCGGTCAGCCCATTTCCCTGATGGAGTTGGCAGCCGCCACCCATCGGGAGGAACGGGAAAAGAAAAAGTCCGTCATGGAGCAGCTGAAAGGCCAGCCCAAGACAGAACACAAAAAGACAGCACCCAAAAAGAGTGCGGAAAGGGAGATTTGATATGGGAAACTTTACTTTTGAGGAAATGAACCTGATGTGCATTTACAATACCGGCAGCCGCACCGGGCTGATTGACAGTTTGCGTGAGATGCGCGGCGAGCTTTCGCCGGAGGAAACGGAGCTGAGAGAGTTGACCGACAGCGCCCTTACGAAGCTCTGTGTGATGACCGATGAGAAGTTTGCCGAACTGGAGCTGTACCCGGATTTTGACCAGTAAACAACATAACCGCAGGGATGGGGTGGCGATCTGCCACCCCGCCTTTTTACCCCAAAATTGAAAGGAGGACAGAACACTATGCCAACCAAAGCTGAACTATATGCACAGATGGCGGACAAGGTGGCAACACAGCTCACGGGGAGCTGGCAGGAATGGGCAGGGTTTCTCACTACTGCTTCCCGCCTTTACAAGTACCCGTTCCATGAGCAGCTGATGATCTATGCCCAGCGACCGGACGCCACCGCCTGTGCGGAGTACGATTTGTGGAATGAAAAGATGGGCCGTTATGTAAGGCGCGGTTCCAAGGGAATCGCTCTGGTGGATGATTCCGGGGACAGACCTCGCCTGCGTTATGTCTTTGACATTTCCGACACCGGAACCCGTGAACATTCCCGCACTCCCTGGCTGTGGCAGTTGGAGGAGCGCCATCTGGATTCCGTGCAGGCCATGCTGGAGCGCACCTATGATGTTTCCGGTAATGACCTTGCCGGACAGCTCACCGAGGTAGCCGGAAAACTGGCTGAGGAATACTGGACGGAGCATCAGCAGGACTTCTTCTATATCGTTGACGGTTCTTTTTTGGAGGAATATGATGAGTATAACATCGGAGTGCAGTTCAAGGCAGCCGCCACCGTCAGCATCACTTACGCTTTGATGTCCCGCTGCGGACTGGAGCCGGAACGCTACTTCGACCACGAAGATTTCATGGCGATCTTTGATTTCAACACCCCGTCCACCATCGGGGCGCTGGGAACAGCGGTCAGCCAGATCAACCAGCAGGTGCTGCGGCAGATCGGCGTCACCGTCCGAAATGCAGAGCGCGAATCCAACCAAGAAAGGAGCAAACAAGATGAACAATCCCATGACCTATATCCAGAACGGAGACTATCTGATTCCCGACCTGAAGCTGAGCCAGCAGCCGGAGAAACCCCTGGGCAAGTACGGCAGGATGAGGAAAACCTACCTGAAGGAACATCGTCCCATCCTCTACAACCAGATGTTGCTGAGCGAGAAGCTGTACCCGCACCTTCTGGAGATCGACGAGACCGCCCAGAGCAGACTGGAGCAGATGATGCCCCAGCTGGCGAAGGAAGCGGGAGCCACCGAGGAACTGAAAGCCAGCGATCCCATGAAGTGGGTGGGGCTGATGAACACCTGCAAAGCTCAGGCCGAGGAAATCCTGATGGCGGAGCTTATCAACAGCTGACCCTAAACCTGTTCCTCTCCGAAGCGGAACAGATCCAATCCATAGATGAAGCAGAGAATGTAGCGCATACATCCTCTGCTTTTTCTTTTGCCCAAAATGACATCGACCATGTGCTGCGTTTGGGCGGCAATACAGACCGTCAAAGGGAGCGTGTGGTTGCAGCCTTTGAAAAGCAGAAAACCACCGCTGAGATTGCCGAGATACTGAAAACGCTGTACCACGGCGGCAATGGCCTTGGCAGTGTGAGCGCATGGTATGCCGAGGATGGTATCCATCTTTCCCATGGGAAGTCTGTCCGTTATGACAGGTCTGCCCAGGTCATTTCCTGGGAGAGCGCCGCAGAGCGTATCGGGGAGCTTTTGGAGAGCGGCCAGTTTGCCTCCAATGTGGAGCTTGCAGAAGCGGCAGGCTATGAACGCTCCCTCCTTTCAGAAAAGCTCTGGCATCTGTATCACGATCTCAGTGAGGGTGCCAGAGAAGCCGGATATTTGTCCTGCCTGTCAGAGATCAAAGGCAATGGTTTCCCGGAGGAGACTCGCCGCCTGACGGAGCAGCTGAGTGACCCGGCTTTCCGCCAGACCCTCAAGGAAGAATACGCCGCCTTCTGGACTGCCTATCAGCAGGACCGTGACCTGTTGCGTTTTCACTATCACAGACCAAGGGAGATCTGGGAGAACCTGAAGGACTTTGACCTGCCACGCAGGACCTTTTCTTCAGACCTTTCCCAAGTGCCAACCGTTCAGCACTTCATTACCGAGGATGAGATCGACGCCGCTATGACCGGCGGCAGCAGTTTCGCCGGAGGAAAAGGCCGTATCTATGCGTTCTTCATGGCAAACCATACGGATAAGGAGAAAGTGAGATTCCTCAAAGACGAGTATGGCATTGGCGGACGCTCTCATGCCCTGTCCGGCGCAACACACAGCGGCGAAGATCACGATGGGAAAGGACTGCACTATAAAAAGCAGGACTGCCCGGATGTTCACTTGAACTGGGAAAAGGTTGCCAAGCGCATTACCTCACTTGTCCAGAAAGACTGCTATCTTACCGAACAGGAACAGGCACAGTATGACAAGATCCAGTCTGAACAGGAACTGGCCGAAGAAGATGCTATTCAAGCCCAGCAGCCGGAGATGGAGAAAGAAACACCAAAGCCTACCCTTGGGGAGCAGTTTGAGCAGTATAAGCCTGTGGTGACTGCCGCCATTTACGAGGATACCGCATATCGCAATGCCTGCGGTCATTCTGACCGTGAAAATGCTGTCATCGAGGGTAATGCCGCTGTGCGCCGTGCAGTCCTTGGTTCTAAGAATATGGAGCTGATCCGACTCTATTCGGATGTGACGGAGTTCCGCCAGCGTTTACACCGGGAAGTGATCGACGAGACCTATCCAAAGCTCCATGAGCTTCTGCGCCCTCTTTCTCAGGAAGATATTGATACTGCCCTTTGTGCATGGAACGGCAATATCGAGAGTAAACACGCTGTTATCCGCTATATGAAAGACCATGCAAGAGAAAAAGATACCGCCGCATGGCTGGCTCAGGAATACGGCGGCAGTAACAGCAACAGCCTGTTCGTTGTTCGTGCCGGCAGCCCGGAGGAAACGCAGCTGCCCTGGCCGAAGGTACAGCGCAGGCTTGCCCAGCTCATTCAGGAGGACCGGTTCTATACCGAAGAAGAACAGGAACGTTTTGACGACATCGACCCAATCGCCATCCGGGAAGCCCTGGAGGAAAGAGGGATTGTCAACGGACAGGTGGCAGACCCGGAAAAACTGGACAATGACCCATTTATCCAACAGGTGGTGTCGGATGTAGAGCAGATCGCAGCTGCCGAGACAGAGCAGCCTTCCGAAGTTGCTATTTCCGATGAGGAATATGATGCAGTTCGCCGCCCAACTCCGCAAAGAACATCCTATGACCCTGCTGCCCCGGTCTATGCCGTGGGCGATACCGTGTATATCGAGGATGACGCTTATCAGATCACCGAGCTGCGGGATGATACCGTGCAGCTTCTGCCCATCGGGATGGTATATCCCATCTACCGGGCAGAGCGCAAAGAACAGTTCGAGCAGCTGCTTCGGGCAGACCGCCGCAATGCTTACTATACCGAGTTTCTTCCTACTGACCCGGACAAGGCAGATCAGGACTTGCGGGATGTATTGGCCCATGGACTGATGGATGAAGCGGATAAAAAGCAGATTTCCACGCTGCTGCAATCCGGCAGGAGCAACAGCGAGATCGCCTACTGGCTGAGCAGAGCCTATTCCGGTGAGATCGAGACACTGAATCTGGAGACCGGCGATATTGCC carries:
- a CDS encoding DUF4315 family protein, giving the protein MAKNKIERIDQEIEKTREKIAEYQEKLKTLEAQKTEAENLEIVQMVRALRMTPAQLNAMLSGGMNHGRDTALSESNNQEVTAYEE
- a CDS encoding immunoglobulin, translating into MKLSLVERETILLYNQAEPMAEIYTHDPRLMEKLDLLAKKHPDQITRKDAHNFTVPKRCVSVREPYSAERRKAASERAKAAGYQPPVKKSGS
- a CDS encoding CHAP domain-containing protein, translated to MNKEPRLRFTDEERSDPALEKPIRKAEKAAARADKAQANIPKKKVRQTVIDPDTGKKTSKLTFEDKKKPPSKLSQGVKEAPVHLVAGKLHKEIRETEQDNVGVESAHKSEEAVETGAYLVREGYRSHKLKPYRKAAQAERQLEKANVNVLYQKSLQENPQFASNPLSRWQQKQAIKRQYAAAKHAGQTAGNTAQAASKTGKAARTVKEKAQQVGAFVMRHKKGFLMAGVLFLITCMLMNTMSSCSMMAQSIGSVLSGTTYPSDDPEMLAVEADYAAREVQLQEEIDNIESSHPGYDEYRYDLGMIGHDPHELAAFLSAVLQGYTQQSAQAELARVFAAQYQLTLTEEVEIRYRTETSTDPETGETTSEEVPYEYYILNVKLTSKPISAVASELLTPEQMEMYQVYRQTMGNKPLLFGGGSPDMGNSEDLTGVQFVNGTRPGNPQLVELAKRQVGNVGGYPYWSWYGFDSRVEWCACFVSWCYNQAGKSEPRFAGCEWQGVPWFQSHGQWGARGYNNLAPGDAIFFDWDLDGTADHVGIVIGTDGSRVYTVEGNSGDACKIKSYDLNYQSIKGYGLMNW
- a CDS encoding transposon-transfer assisting family protein; amino-acid sequence: MGNFTFEEMNLMCIYNTGSRTGLIDSLREMRGELSPEETELRELTDSALTKLCVMTDEKFAELELYPDFDQ
- a CDS encoding type IA DNA topoisomerase, encoding MAQHKLVIAEKPSVAQSLAAVIGATVRKDGYLEGNGWRVSWCVGHLAGLADANSYDPKYAKWRYDDLPILPEHWQMVVGKDKKKQFDILKKLMNAPDVMEVVNACDAGREGELIFRSVYELAGCQKPMKRLWISSMEDSAIREGFANLRPGVDYDGLRDAALCRAKADWLVGINATRLFSVLYHRTLNIGRVMSPTLALIVQREAEIDTFKPVPFYTVALELPGLTVSGERMSDRASAEQLKEACQGAAVTTKKVECKEKSEKPPALYDLTTLQRDANRLLGFTAQQTLDYLQSLYEKKLCTYPRTDSRYLTGDMADSLPVLVNLVANAMPFCKGIAVTCDPQTVINDKKVTDHHAVIPTRNLKDADLSALPAGEKAVLELVALRLLCAVAQPHIYSETVVIAACAGREFTAKGKTVKHPGWKALEDAYRAKMKDAEPKKEGAEKALPELTEGQTLSVSAAIVKEGKSSPLQHFTEDTLLSAMETAGKDDMPEDAERKGLGTPATRAGILEKLVSAGFLERKKNRKTVQLLPSHDAVSLITVLPEQLQSPLLTAEWEYRLGEIERGQLAPEEFLDGISTMLKDLVGTYQVIKGTECLFTPPREVVGKCPRCGGEVAELQKGFFCQNDSCKFAIWKNNKWWAAKKKQPTKAVVSALLNDGRVRVTGLYSEKTGKTYDAAVVLEDDGQYANFKLEFDQRKGGSR
- a CDS encoding DUF4366 domain-containing protein, with the translated sequence MKNKRICKTLSALCLTMVVAFGFTIPAFAQGSEQAPAAPVEDSTNDSNVIVEETEPAPALTPEGNAALVDDFGGNKQLITVTTKAGNYFYILIDRANEDKETAVHFLNQVDDADLAALMEDGKTKEEMPAVCSCSTKCEAGAVNTACPVCATDKSKCTGKAPEPPAETSEPEKEKPAGLNPAALALLLALLGGGGVFAYLKLVKNKPKTKGNDSLDDYDYGEEDSEEWETEDEESEEPDADGGSTEEDDEDSVK